The following are from one region of the Hymenobacter sp. YIM 151858-1 genome:
- a CDS encoding C40 family peptidase: MKNTLLCCLAAVSLALSFFFDYVPDGKAAPAAGAAAPIAEASFLSFLEGDNPASFRDSLNVGYYSQALGIKASYNDNASLLRTITEWLGTPYRFGSNSKSGTDCSGFVTRVFKEVYGINLVHSSRSMFNNVKRVGKDEMQTGDLVFFRRGPGQPIYHVGIYLKDGKFAHSATNGGVMVSSLQQPYYQRNFYAAGRVNVN, translated from the coding sequence ATGAAGAATACCCTTTTGTGTTGCCTCGCCGCTGTTTCACTGGCTCTTTCTTTTTTCTTTGATTACGTGCCGGATGGCAAAGCCGCTCCGGCGGCGGGCGCTGCGGCTCCCATTGCCGAGGCTTCGTTTCTTTCGTTTCTCGAAGGTGATAACCCCGCCAGCTTCCGCGACTCGCTGAACGTTGGCTACTACTCGCAGGCCTTGGGTATTAAGGCCAGCTACAACGACAACGCCAGCCTGCTGCGCACCATTACCGAGTGGCTAGGCACCCCCTACCGCTTCGGCAGCAACAGCAAAAGCGGCACCGATTGCTCGGGCTTCGTAACCCGCGTGTTTAAGGAGGTATACGGCATCAACCTGGTGCACAGCTCGCGCTCCATGTTCAACAACGTGAAGCGCGTAGGCAAAGACGAGATGCAAACCGGCGACCTGGTATTCTTCCGTCGCGGCCCCGGCCAGCCTATCTACCACGTAGGCATCTACCTGAAAGACGGCAAGTTTGCCCACTCGGCTACGAACGGCGGCGTAATGGTAAGCTCGCTGCAGCAGCCGTACTACCAGCGCAATTTCTACGCGGCCGGCCGCGTCAACGTAAACTAA
- a CDS encoding FkbM family methyltransferase has protein sequence MKALRKLLVGTLGFERYIRLASHVYLRLVALGWGRAKYPELFFLEKLVKPGYVCLDIGANLGYYSVALSRLVGPKGKVLAVEPVPLFQQIWQDNVRLSGYDNLLLLPYALGGQNAMVKMGTPARNGLLHHGMTKVTDSNPGEQYGQYYDVEMRVPDELLADFDRLDFIKCDVEGFEYEVFRHMQDTLRRHRPVIQTELNGLENRQRVASLLAELGYRPYVLETMGAAPQLVPCPDEVLTAPADRDFYFQPDYPASR, from the coding sequence ATGAAAGCACTGCGCAAACTACTGGTTGGCACGTTGGGCTTTGAGCGCTACATCCGGCTGGCCAGCCACGTGTATTTGCGGCTGGTGGCACTGGGGTGGGGGCGTGCGAAGTACCCCGAGCTGTTTTTTCTGGAGAAGCTGGTAAAGCCCGGCTACGTGTGCCTCGATATCGGCGCGAACCTGGGATACTACTCCGTGGCGTTGTCGCGGTTGGTAGGGCCAAAAGGCAAGGTGCTGGCCGTGGAGCCCGTGCCGCTGTTTCAGCAGATTTGGCAAGACAACGTACGGCTGAGTGGCTACGACAACCTGCTGCTGCTGCCCTACGCCCTAGGTGGCCAGAACGCGATGGTGAAGATGGGCACGCCTGCCCGCAACGGCCTGCTGCACCACGGCATGACCAAAGTAACCGACAGCAACCCCGGCGAGCAGTACGGCCAGTACTACGACGTGGAAATGCGCGTGCCCGACGAGCTACTGGCTGATTTCGACCGGCTCGACTTTATTAAGTGCGACGTAGAAGGCTTCGAGTACGAAGTATTTCGGCACATGCAGGATACGCTACGGCGGCACCGGCCCGTTATTCAAACCGAGCTGAACGGCCTCGAAAACCGCCAGCGCGTGGCTAGCCTGCTGGCCGAATTGGGCTACCGGCCCTACGTGCTGGAAACCATGGGCGCCGCGCCGCAGTTAGTACCTTGCCCCGACGAGGTGCTGACGGCACCCGCCGACCGCGACTTTTACTTTCAACCCGACTACCCCGCTTCCCGCTGA
- a CDS encoding DUF4834 family protein yields MFIKFLLITFIVSMVLRLVMPTLLRWALGAFVKRQMRKGGVVFGPGGNPFAPPSPSGGPGHNTPNGQVRVDYVPPTGKRQPDTNFRGGEYVDFEEVK; encoded by the coding sequence ATGTTCATCAAATTCCTGCTCATAACCTTTATTGTGTCGATGGTGCTGCGGCTGGTGATGCCTACGCTGCTGCGCTGGGCACTTGGTGCTTTCGTGAAGCGGCAGATGCGCAAAGGCGGCGTGGTGTTCGGGCCGGGTGGCAATCCGTTTGCGCCGCCCTCGCCTTCGGGCGGGCCCGGCCACAACACGCCCAACGGCCAGGTGCGCGTCGATTACGTGCCGCCAACGGGCAAGCGGCAGCCCGATACGAATTTCCGCGGCGGCGAGTACGTCGATTTCGAGGAAGTGAAATAA
- a CDS encoding YfhO family protein: MPAVESPAPTAPSWGRRLLPHLLAVAFLLVLAVLYFSPIVFGGKTLAQHDIVQFNGSAREALTYRQQTGQEALWTNSMFSGMPTYLISTRFPGDLSVYLNYVFTVGLPAVAANLFAALFCGYLLFAFLGMRPLVALVGAIALGFTSYNLIILAAGHNSKSYALAYAPLVLAGLLVTFRRQRLLGAALFALGLTMNIRANHLQITYYLLLLVLVFGVVELIFAAREKRLPDFFQRTALLAVGALLAVGVSFGRLYTTATYTKYSIRGKSELTTPAPAAPGEQAAAPAADGEGGGLDRDYAFNWSYGVGETITLLIPNYYGGASQGTLDDDSNTGKALTGLGVPPVQLEQYLAGMPTYWGDQPITSGPVYMGAVVCLLFVLGLFVADRRTRVWLLVGTILSILLAWGKNFATFNDLMFDYFPGYNKFRSVSMALVIAQLAMPLLAVLALARVLRNRPAAAAPAAHPKLPTMAAADSPETAELRRKLLLATGITAGICVLAFIFGLGADFASPIDSQLQQQGFPIDALRQDRAALMRADVLRSLFFIVATAGVLWFYLNRKLTMTVAAGIVALLTLIDLWAVDKRYLGESSFQNETVAQQFVPSRADSQILADPTLHYRVLNLSNPFNEAQTSYFHKSIGGYHGAKLRRYQDLIERQISQNNPRILSMLNARYVITQDQQGQPVAQRNPGALGNAWFVSTIQPVQNADQEMAALSNFDPVNTAIVDVSKFPQNKTSYNAAGSSITLTNYSPNELKYSVNAAQEGFVVFSEIYYPEGWNAYLDGKPVPHVRANYVLRAMQVPAGQHTLEFKFEPKEYAIGNTVSLVSSLLLFGVLIGAVVYAVRRKPTPEPEAARDELIAA; encoded by the coding sequence ATGCCCGCTGTCGAATCGCCCGCGCCAACAGCACCCTCGTGGGGCCGCCGTTTGCTGCCGCACCTGCTAGCCGTAGCCTTCCTGCTCGTGCTGGCCGTTCTGTATTTCTCGCCCATTGTGTTCGGGGGCAAAACCCTGGCCCAGCACGACATCGTGCAGTTCAATGGCAGTGCCCGCGAGGCGCTTACCTACCGGCAGCAAACTGGCCAGGAAGCCCTCTGGACGAATTCCATGTTCTCGGGCATGCCCACGTACCTGATCAGTACCCGCTTTCCCGGCGACTTATCGGTGTACCTGAACTACGTGTTCACGGTGGGGCTGCCGGCGGTGGCGGCCAACCTGTTTGCCGCCCTGTTTTGCGGCTACCTGCTGTTTGCCTTTTTGGGCATGCGGCCGTTGGTAGCGCTGGTGGGCGCCATTGCGCTGGGTTTCACGAGCTACAACCTCATTATTCTGGCCGCGGGGCACAACTCCAAGTCGTACGCCCTGGCGTATGCGCCGCTGGTGCTGGCCGGCTTGCTGGTTACGTTCCGCCGGCAGCGGCTGCTTGGCGCGGCCTTGTTTGCCCTAGGTCTGACGATGAACATCCGGGCCAACCACCTGCAGATTACTTACTACCTGCTGCTGCTGGTGCTGGTGTTTGGGGTGGTGGAGCTGATTTTTGCGGCGCGCGAAAAGCGCCTGCCCGATTTCTTCCAGCGTACGGCTCTGCTGGCGGTGGGTGCCCTGCTGGCCGTGGGCGTAAGCTTCGGCCGCCTCTACACCACGGCTACCTACACCAAGTACAGCATCCGGGGTAAATCGGAGCTGACGACGCCCGCACCTGCCGCTCCGGGCGAGCAAGCTGCCGCTCCCGCAGCCGATGGCGAAGGCGGCGGCCTCGACCGCGACTACGCCTTCAACTGGAGCTACGGCGTGGGCGAAACCATTACGCTGCTGATCCCCAACTACTACGGCGGCGCCTCGCAAGGCACACTCGACGACGACTCGAACACCGGCAAGGCCCTGACGGGCCTAGGTGTGCCGCCCGTGCAGCTCGAGCAGTACCTCGCGGGCATGCCTACCTACTGGGGCGACCAGCCCATTACCAGCGGCCCCGTGTACATGGGCGCGGTGGTGTGCTTGCTGTTTGTGCTGGGCTTGTTTGTGGCCGACCGCCGCACGCGCGTTTGGCTGCTGGTGGGCACCATCCTGTCGATTCTGCTGGCCTGGGGCAAGAACTTCGCCACCTTCAACGACTTGATGTTCGACTACTTCCCGGGCTACAACAAGTTCCGGTCGGTGTCGATGGCGTTGGTAATTGCGCAGTTGGCCATGCCGCTGCTGGCCGTGCTGGCTCTGGCCCGCGTGCTACGCAACCGCCCGGCTGCGGCGGCGCCGGCCGCCCACCCCAAGCTGCCCACCATGGCCGCTGCCGATAGCCCCGAAACCGCCGAGCTGCGCCGCAAGCTGCTGCTGGCCACGGGCATTACGGCCGGCATTTGCGTGCTGGCGTTCATCTTCGGCCTAGGTGCCGACTTTGCTTCGCCCATCGACAGCCAGCTGCAGCAGCAGGGTTTTCCGATTGATGCCTTGCGCCAAGACCGCGCTGCCCTCATGCGCGCCGATGTGCTCCGCTCGCTGTTCTTCATCGTGGCTACGGCCGGGGTGCTGTGGTTCTACCTGAACCGCAAGCTGACCATGACGGTAGCCGCTGGCATTGTAGCCCTGCTCACGCTCATCGACCTGTGGGCCGTGGATAAGCGTTACCTGGGCGAAAGCAGCTTCCAGAACGAAACCGTAGCGCAGCAGTTTGTGCCCTCGCGCGCCGATTCGCAAATCCTTGCCGACCCCACGCTGCACTACCGCGTGCTCAACCTCAGCAACCCCTTCAACGAGGCCCAAACTTCGTACTTCCACAAGAGCATCGGGGGCTACCACGGCGCCAAGCTGCGCCGGTACCAGGACCTGATCGAGCGGCAGATTTCGCAGAACAACCCGCGCATCCTGAGCATGCTCAACGCGCGCTACGTCATCACGCAGGATCAGCAGGGGCAGCCCGTGGCCCAGCGCAACCCCGGTGCCCTCGGCAACGCGTGGTTTGTAAGCACCATTCAGCCGGTGCAGAACGCCGACCAGGAAATGGCCGCGCTCAGCAACTTCGACCCCGTGAACACGGCCATTGTTGATGTAAGCAAGTTTCCGCAGAACAAAACCAGCTACAACGCCGCGGGCTCCAGCATCACGCTTACCAACTACTCGCCCAACGAGCTGAAGTACAGCGTGAATGCCGCGCAAGAAGGCTTCGTGGTGTTCTCCGAAATCTACTACCCCGAAGGTTGGAACGCCTACCTCGACGGCAAGCCCGTGCCGCACGTGCGGGCCAACTACGTGCTGCGCGCCATGCAAGTGCCCGCCGGCCAACACACCCTCGAGTTTAAGTTCGAGCCGAAGGAGTACGCCATTGGCAACACGGTGTCGCTGGTGTCGTCGCTGCTGTTGTTTGGGGTGCTGATTGGGGCCGTGGTGTACGCCGTGCGCCGCAAGCCCACGCCCGAGCCCGAAGCTGCGCGCGACGAGCTAATTGCCGCATAG
- a CDS encoding 1-aminocyclopropane-1-carboxylate deaminase/D-cysteine desulfhydrase: protein MPQPAPPILLDLPEAVAERRGVRLRLLRDDLLHPELPGNKWRKLKYNLLEARHLGHSTLLTFGGAYSNHLAAVAAAGRLQGFGTIGVVRGEAAPELSPTLQQCQADGMRLHFISREAYRQRHDAAWVAELVAHLGPAYVVPEGGTNTLALRGCAELVTELDAAQEAFDTLALACGTGGTLAGLLVGLGGQRKALGVAALKGADFLRDDVNNLTQVAVGEEFSNWHLHTTAHFGGYAKYSEPLLAFIHSFYQRHHVVLDPVYTGKLLYGVLQLIEEGYFAAGSTVVAVHTGGLQGWAGFQQRFGVRAPGSV, encoded by the coding sequence ATGCCCCAGCCAGCACCGCCCATTCTGCTCGATTTGCCCGAGGCCGTTGCCGAGCGGCGCGGCGTGCGCCTGCGCCTGCTGCGCGACGATCTGCTGCACCCGGAGCTGCCGGGCAACAAGTGGCGCAAGCTCAAGTACAACCTGCTCGAGGCGCGGCACCTAGGGCATAGCACGCTGCTTACGTTTGGCGGCGCGTACTCCAACCACCTGGCCGCAGTGGCCGCGGCCGGTCGGCTGCAAGGCTTCGGTACCATTGGCGTGGTTCGCGGCGAGGCCGCCCCCGAGCTTAGCCCCACGCTGCAGCAGTGCCAGGCCGATGGCATGCGGCTGCACTTCATCAGCCGCGAGGCGTACCGGCAGCGGCACGATGCTGCCTGGGTTGCCGAGCTAGTGGCGCACCTAGGGCCAGCCTACGTAGTGCCCGAAGGCGGCACCAACACGTTGGCCTTACGCGGTTGCGCCGAGCTGGTAACGGAGCTCGATGCTGCCCAAGAAGCTTTCGACACCTTGGCCCTGGCCTGCGGCACCGGCGGTACGCTGGCCGGCTTGCTCGTGGGCCTGGGCGGGCAGCGGAAGGCCCTAGGCGTGGCAGCCCTAAAGGGCGCCGATTTCCTGCGCGACGATGTCAACAACCTTACCCAGGTGGCAGTGGGGGAAGAGTTCAGCAACTGGCATCTGCATACGACGGCGCACTTCGGAGGCTACGCCAAGTATTCCGAGCCGCTGCTGGCCTTTATCCATAGCTTCTACCAACGCCACCACGTAGTGCTCGACCCGGTGTATACAGGCAAGCTGCTTTACGGCGTGTTGCAACTGATTGAGGAAGGCTACTTTGCCGCGGGCAGTACCGTGGTAGCCGTGCATACCGGCGGCCTGCAGGGTTGGGCCGGGTTTCAGCAGCGCTTCGGCGTGCGGGCGCCGGGTTCCGTATAG
- a CDS encoding DUF4230 domain-containing protein, protein MMLLLRRLVPLLFLVALGWFLWKKVAPSLRDLNPLVEPAPRVTVTHNTVLEKIEGLGKLELVRYRFKDVVEYRKSTYRFLPDAKVALIVAGEAIGCVDLRKVGALDVVFEGDSVVRVALPAPELCTWRIDHSQSRVYDTENALLQDAALVDEGYKYAEQNVRRAALQSGILAQTQQNAEQILRPMLETLTGRRVVLTQQTAPPQRGRLQ, encoded by the coding sequence ATGATGCTTTTGCTGCGGCGCTTGGTGCCTTTGCTGTTTTTGGTTGCGCTGGGTTGGTTTCTGTGGAAGAAAGTAGCCCCGAGCCTGCGCGACCTGAACCCATTGGTGGAGCCCGCGCCGCGCGTAACCGTAACGCACAACACCGTGCTCGAGAAGATCGAGGGCTTGGGTAAGCTGGAGCTGGTGCGCTACCGCTTTAAGGATGTGGTGGAGTACCGCAAAAGCACCTACCGTTTTCTGCCCGATGCCAAAGTGGCCCTTATTGTGGCCGGCGAGGCCATCGGCTGCGTTGATCTGCGTAAGGTAGGCGCGTTGGATGTGGTGTTCGAAGGCGACTCGGTGGTGCGCGTGGCCTTGCCTGCGCCCGAGCTGTGCACCTGGCGCATCGACCACTCCCAAAGCCGCGTGTACGATACCGAAAATGCTCTGCTGCAAGATGCCGCGCTGGTTGACGAGGGCTACAAGTACGCCGAGCAGAACGTGCGCCGCGCCGCGTTGCAGTCGGGCATTTTGGCGCAAACCCAGCAAAACGCCGAGCAGATTTTGCGGCCCATGCTCGAAACCCTCACCGGCCGCCGCGTGGTGCTAACCCAGCAAACCGCACCGCCGCAACGTGGGCGGCTGCAGTAG
- a CDS encoding cupin domain-containing protein has translation METKAPTVAQLFSTDTDWQTPLMPTGVPFVGRTATAETWEFAGICAKPLATSRETHGEFALLDVTMQRCMDLPPHLHHNESETFYLLEGAMRFEVGNEVIEAGPGDAVHLPRGLRHACHVVSGQARALLLITPGGGEQYYRELSKPERGMIAPGLRATPDRATLQAAASKFGVQQF, from the coding sequence ATGGAAACCAAAGCCCCCACCGTTGCGCAACTCTTCTCCACCGACACGGACTGGCAAACGCCACTCATGCCCACCGGGGTGCCGTTTGTGGGCCGCACTGCCACCGCCGAAACCTGGGAGTTTGCCGGCATCTGCGCAAAGCCCTTGGCTACCTCGCGCGAAACCCACGGCGAGTTTGCCCTGCTCGATGTAACTATGCAGCGCTGTATGGATTTGCCCCCGCACCTGCACCACAACGAATCGGAAACGTTTTACCTGCTCGAAGGCGCCATGCGCTTCGAAGTAGGCAACGAGGTGATTGAGGCCGGCCCCGGCGACGCCGTGCACCTGCCGCGCGGCTTGCGCCACGCCTGCCACGTAGTATCGGGCCAGGCGCGGGCGCTGCTGCTGATTACGCCCGGTGGCGGCGAGCAGTACTACCGCGAGCTATCCAAGCCCGAGCGCGGCATGATTGCGCCCGGCCTTCGGGCCACCCCCGACCGCGCCACGCTGCAAGCCGCAGCCAGCAAGTTTGGCGTGCAGCAGTTTTAG
- a CDS encoding regulatory protein RecX has product MEDASRKRKTYTPGEALQKIAAYCAYQERSHREVEDKLRSYGLDEEEAGEIIIRLVREKLLDEERFARSFVRGKYRLKKWGRRRIRLELKQRHISEFCIKAGMSEIDGDEYYQNLRELLEKKNALEKESHPLKRRQKLMAYATQKGYESDLIQDALGEVLADD; this is encoded by the coding sequence ATGGAAGACGCTTCGCGCAAACGCAAAACCTACACGCCCGGCGAGGCCCTGCAGAAAATAGCCGCGTACTGCGCCTATCAGGAGCGCAGCCACCGCGAGGTAGAGGACAAGCTGCGCAGCTACGGCCTCGACGAAGAGGAGGCCGGCGAAATCATCATCCGGTTGGTACGCGAAAAGCTGCTCGACGAGGAGCGCTTTGCCCGCTCGTTTGTGCGCGGCAAGTACCGCCTCAAGAAATGGGGCCGCCGCCGCATTCGGCTCGAGCTGAAGCAGCGCCACATTTCGGAGTTCTGCATCAAAGCCGGCATGAGCGAAATCGACGGCGACGAGTACTACCAGAACCTGCGCGAGCTGCTCGAGAAGAAGAACGCGCTCGAAAAGGAAAGCCACCCGCTGAAGCGCCGGCAAAAGCTGATGGCTTACGCTACCCAGAAAGGCTACGAGTCCGACCTGATTCAGGACGCCCTAGGTGAAGTACTGGCCGACGACTAG
- a CDS encoding DMT family transporter: MLVSTLCFALMNVCVKLLKHLPAMEIILFRSAMSVLLSYLTLRALRIRPWGSNHFFLIARGTTGAMALMLYFFTLQRMPLATAVTVQYLAPIFTAIIGIFVVKERVLPWQWAFFLLSFAGVIWAEGVDTRVEPMWLGLGVLSAVFSGFSYNSIRRLKGKEHPLVIVFYFPMVALPISAAFCLFNWQTPQGLDWLWLLLTGVLTQGAQVYMTKAYQAERLASVANLNYIGILYALGLGYVFFGEAFPPGAYVGMALVLAGVLLNSWYLARHARRTQAPTPEPDAVEGEAVRG, encoded by the coding sequence ATGCTTGTTTCCACGCTTTGCTTTGCGCTGATGAACGTGTGCGTGAAGCTGCTGAAGCACTTGCCGGCTATGGAAATTATCCTGTTTCGGTCGGCTATGTCGGTGTTGCTGAGCTACCTAACGCTGCGGGCCCTGCGCATCCGGCCGTGGGGCTCCAACCACTTCTTCCTGATAGCCCGCGGCACCACCGGCGCCATGGCCCTGATGCTGTACTTTTTCACGTTGCAGCGCATGCCCTTGGCCACCGCCGTAACGGTGCAATACCTGGCGCCCATCTTCACGGCCATCATCGGCATCTTCGTAGTAAAGGAGCGGGTGCTGCCCTGGCAGTGGGCGTTTTTCCTGCTCTCGTTTGCGGGCGTTATCTGGGCCGAAGGCGTGGATACCCGCGTGGAGCCCATGTGGTTAGGGTTGGGCGTGCTGTCGGCGGTGTTTTCGGGGTTCAGCTACAACTCCATCCGCCGGCTCAAGGGCAAAGAGCACCCGCTGGTAATAGTGTTTTACTTTCCGATGGTGGCGTTGCCCATCTCGGCTGCCTTTTGCCTGTTCAACTGGCAAACGCCGCAAGGGCTCGATTGGCTGTGGCTGCTACTGACCGGGGTGCTTACCCAAGGCGCGCAGGTGTACATGACGAAAGCCTACCAGGCCGAGCGCCTCGCCAGCGTAGCCAACCTCAACTACATCGGTATTCTGTACGCCCTAGGTCTCGGCTACGTGTTCTTCGGCGAGGCCTTTCCGCCGGGCGCCTACGTGGGCATGGCGTTGGTGCTGGCCGGCGTGCTGCTGAACTCGTGGTACCTGGCCCGGCACGCCCGGCGCACGCAGGCGCCCACGCCCGAGCCCGATGCCGTGGAGGGCGAAGCCGTGCGCGGGTAG
- a CDS encoding DUF5686 and carboxypeptidase regulatory-like domain-containing protein produces the protein MLLAPLGLRAGVIRGRITDPKGEVLAFANVAVKGTSTSTASNEQGNYQLPLAAGRYELVFQYVGFKPHVEAVRVAGGDTVTTLNVTLTPENYQLREVVVRAKDKDPAYAIVQHAIDWRSYHRREVAAFTARTYVKALARLNEAPSRILGLFKTGPDLKPGIIYLSESVSEVAFQQPNVVRERMLSSRVSGDAKAFSLNRAGAGRGLSFYNPVLKLFSERGFVSPIAPNAFLFYQYTLEGTTQQNGQMVHKIRVTPRRRTDPVFAGHIYVIEGTWRLHSVSLTLNKDAQLDYVDDVRIDQIYAPAPGVPHVWVMQSQKLTATYSAFGFKGNAYLTAVYSSYRVTPTYANRPVPAQAPAPATNEPAHAETVAEAKQQRATVRALTRQVKRQSKRTGAAAVDSLARQAGALEVEKMGKHEVLRVEKGVNERDSSYWAQVRPVPLTDEEKRDYRVKDSTEVVRNSKPYQDSLDRIRNKFDAKSFMLTGYTYSRSHRKEQFYVAPLFNILQYSTVEGTIVNPQFTYTRSTDDRRRFWLTPSLRYGTEARLFSPSVELNWQHDPARTARLQVVVGRTVENFDPNSQLTPAINTSYTLLRNRNFAKYYQRRGAEVGYLREVLNGLTVRGAISYFDRRELQNATIDLLNDIPGRAFTPNQPVAAELPQGAGFGRSRALGSEVWLSYQPGQRYISRPDGRINLGSRYPVFRATWRQGWGIGNFSDVRYTMLEAGVRQSLNLGLLGTSNYYANVGGFLGAPQLAFMDYRHFSGNLTRFAADFSRFQLLDYYRYSTRRTFVEAHYDHHFNGFFLNKIPLLKRLKWQEVGTVNYLRTAAAGHYVELGVGIEHFFKFGRIDYFTALQSGRKLEQGLRLGFGF, from the coding sequence GTGTTGCTGGCGCCGCTGGGGCTGCGGGCCGGCGTTATCCGGGGGCGCATTACCGACCCCAAAGGCGAGGTGCTGGCGTTTGCCAATGTGGCCGTGAAGGGCACCAGCACCAGCACAGCCTCCAACGAGCAGGGCAATTACCAATTGCCGCTGGCCGCCGGCCGCTACGAGCTGGTGTTTCAGTACGTCGGCTTTAAGCCTCACGTGGAAGCCGTGCGCGTAGCCGGCGGCGACACCGTAACCACGCTCAACGTAACCCTCACGCCCGAAAACTACCAGCTGCGCGAGGTGGTGGTGCGGGCCAAAGACAAAGACCCCGCCTACGCCATCGTGCAGCACGCCATCGATTGGCGCAGCTACCACCGGCGCGAGGTAGCTGCTTTTACGGCGCGTACCTACGTCAAAGCCCTGGCCCGCCTCAACGAAGCGCCTAGCCGCATCCTGGGTCTGTTCAAAACCGGCCCCGATCTGAAGCCGGGCATCATCTATCTGTCGGAGTCGGTATCGGAAGTGGCGTTTCAGCAACCCAACGTGGTGCGCGAGCGGATGCTATCCTCCCGGGTCAGCGGCGACGCCAAAGCCTTCAGCCTGAACCGCGCCGGTGCGGGCCGCGGCCTGAGCTTTTACAACCCCGTGCTGAAGCTGTTTTCGGAGCGCGGGTTTGTGTCGCCCATTGCGCCCAACGCGTTTCTGTTCTACCAGTACACCCTCGAGGGCACCACGCAGCAAAACGGCCAAATGGTGCACAAAATCAGGGTAACGCCGCGCCGCCGCACCGACCCGGTATTTGCCGGCCATATCTACGTTATCGAGGGCACGTGGCGCTTGCACTCGGTGTCGCTCACGCTGAACAAGGATGCCCAGCTGGACTACGTCGACGACGTGCGCATCGACCAGATTTATGCACCTGCGCCCGGTGTTCCGCATGTGTGGGTGATGCAGTCGCAGAAGCTTACGGCCACGTACTCGGCGTTTGGGTTCAAGGGCAATGCCTACCTCACGGCCGTGTACTCGAGCTACCGCGTTACGCCTACCTACGCCAACCGGCCGGTGCCTGCCCAGGCCCCGGCACCCGCTACCAACGAGCCCGCCCACGCCGAAACCGTAGCCGAGGCCAAGCAGCAGCGCGCCACGGTGCGCGCGCTTACGCGGCAGGTAAAGCGCCAGAGCAAGCGCACGGGCGCGGCCGCCGTCGATTCGCTGGCGCGGCAAGCAGGCGCGCTGGAGGTGGAGAAAATGGGCAAGCACGAAGTGCTGCGGGTTGAAAAAGGCGTGAACGAGCGCGACAGCAGCTACTGGGCCCAGGTGCGGCCCGTGCCGCTCACCGACGAAGAAAAGCGCGACTACCGCGTGAAGGACAGCACCGAAGTGGTGCGCAACTCCAAGCCCTACCAGGATTCGCTCGACCGCATCCGCAATAAGTTCGATGCCAAGAGCTTTATGCTGACGGGCTACACCTACAGCCGCTCGCACCGCAAGGAGCAGTTCTACGTAGCGCCGCTGTTCAACATTCTGCAATACAGCACCGTAGAGGGCACCATCGTGAACCCGCAGTTCACCTACACCCGCTCCACCGACGACCGCCGCCGCTTCTGGCTCACGCCCTCGTTGCGCTACGGCACCGAGGCCCGGCTTTTCAGTCCTTCCGTGGAGCTGAACTGGCAGCACGACCCCGCGCGCACCGCCCGCCTGCAGGTGGTGGTGGGCCGCACCGTCGAGAACTTCGACCCGAACTCGCAGCTCACGCCGGCCATCAACACCTCGTACACGCTGCTGCGCAACCGCAATTTTGCCAAGTACTACCAGCGCCGCGGAGCCGAAGTGGGCTACCTGCGCGAGGTGCTCAACGGCCTAACGGTGCGCGGCGCCATCAGCTACTTCGACCGCCGCGAGCTGCAGAACGCCACCATCGATTTGCTCAACGACATTCCGGGCCGGGCTTTCACGCCCAACCAGCCCGTGGCGGCCGAGCTGCCGCAGGGCGCCGGTTTTGGGCGCAGCCGCGCCCTAGGTTCGGAGGTGTGGCTGAGCTACCAGCCGGGGCAGCGCTACATCAGCCGGCCCGACGGCCGCATCAACCTGGGTTCGCGCTACCCCGTGTTTCGGGCTACCTGGCGCCAGGGGTGGGGCATCGGGAACTTCAGCGACGTGCGCTACACTATGCTGGAGGCGGGCGTGCGGCAAAGCCTGAACTTAGGCCTGCTGGGCACCAGTAACTACTACGCCAACGTGGGCGGCTTTTTGGGCGCCCCCCAGCTGGCCTTCATGGATTACCGCCATTTCTCGGGCAACCTCACGCGCTTTGCCGCCGATTTCTCGCGCTTTCAGTTGCTCGACTACTACCGCTACAGCACGCGCCGCACGTTTGTGGAGGCCCACTACGACCACCACTTCAACGGTTTCTTCCTGAACAAAATACCCTTGCTGAAGCGCCTGAAGTGGCAGGAAGTGGGCACCGTAAACTACCTGCGCACGGCCGCCGCCGGTCACTACGTGGAGCTGGGCGTAGGCATCGAGCACTTCTTCAAGTTCGGGCGCATCGATTACTTCACGGCGCTGCAGTCGGGCCGGAAGCTTGAGCAGGGCTTGCGCCTGGGCTTCGGTTTTTAA